A section of the Pseudomonas sp. FP453 genome encodes:
- the flgM gene encoding flagellar biosynthesis anti-sigma factor FlgM, whose product MVIDFSRLNNSQALPGSTRTTGAKDSVEAKSQPLPAKAEQAGASQSGESVHLSNEAQQLQKVTDSLRDQPVVNSARVAELKQAIADGSYKVDSNRVASKLLNFEAER is encoded by the coding sequence ATGGTCATCGATTTCAGTCGTTTAAATAATTCCCAGGCATTGCCCGGCTCTACGCGCACCACCGGTGCCAAGGACAGCGTAGAAGCCAAGTCCCAGCCACTGCCCGCCAAGGCAGAACAGGCCGGCGCAAGCCAAAGCGGGGAATCCGTACACCTGAGCAATGAGGCTCAACAGTTGCAGAAGGTCACTGACTCGCTGCGCGATCAACCGGTAGTCAACAGTGCCCGTGTGGCCGAGTTGAAACAGGCAATCGCCGATGGCAGCTATAAAGTCGACAGCAACCGTGTAGCCAGCAAGCTGCTTAACTTCGAAGCCGAGCGCTAG
- a CDS encoding flagellar brake protein: MFNALNAEDTPQPPKVLTTPLEIVGTLRMLQESHDPLIITFHERSQRFQSYLVDIDRDSKTLALDEMIPRDGERFLESGEPFRIEGFHEGVRVAWESNGTYTVSEKDGHRIYTGSMPDEVVYHQRRNAFRAALKLAQLVNIELGGEKLKAPVSGKLLDISATGCKLRFEGDISERLQLGQVYDRFIAALPFGSMTTSVELRYLHFEEKINTTFAGVRFHNMSGLVQRQVERFVYQLQREARRFDKDDDF; encoded by the coding sequence GTGTTCAACGCCCTTAATGCGGAAGATACACCGCAGCCACCCAAGGTACTCACTACACCTCTGGAAATTGTCGGCACCCTGCGGATGCTGCAAGAAAGCCACGACCCGCTGATCATCACCTTCCACGAACGCAGCCAGCGCTTCCAAAGCTACCTGGTGGACATCGACCGGGACAGCAAGACCCTGGCACTGGACGAAATGATCCCGCGCGATGGCGAGCGCTTCCTCGAAAGCGGCGAACCGTTTCGTATCGAAGGCTTCCACGAAGGCGTTCGCGTCGCGTGGGAAAGCAACGGCACCTACACCGTCAGCGAAAAAGACGGCCACCGTATCTACACCGGCAGCATGCCGGACGAGGTGGTCTACCATCAGCGCCGCAATGCCTTCCGCGCCGCGCTGAAGCTGGCGCAACTGGTGAACATCGAGCTGGGCGGCGAGAAGCTCAAGGCACCGGTCAGCGGCAAACTGCTGGACATCTCCGCCACCGGCTGCAAATTGCGCTTTGAAGGCGACATCTCCGAGCGCCTGCAACTGGGCCAGGTCTACGATCGTTTTATCGCCGCCCTGCCCTTTGGCAGCATGACCACCTCCGTCGAACTGCGTTACCTGCACTTCGAAGAGAAGATCAACACCACCTTTGCCGGCGTGCGCTTCCACAACATGAGCGGGTTGGTGCAGCGCCAGGTCGAACGTTTTGTGTACCAGCTGCAACGCGAAGCGCGGCGTTTTGACAAAGACGACGACTTTTAA
- a CDS encoding flagella synthesis protein FlgN — translation MHHDETLLQLIIDDLAPTQQLLELLKEESLALYGRDMRLLEEILARKQSLIVLLEQHGKKRSQILASLGLPTDHDGLAQLASHSSVGDELLAQSQALNELLSQCQEANLLNGQSIQLQQATTANQLRILHGGEPPALYNAQGSTSRLVKPGTRSQA, via the coding sequence ATGCACCACGACGAAACCCTGCTTCAACTGATCATTGATGATCTGGCGCCGACGCAACAATTGCTCGAGCTGCTGAAAGAAGAATCCCTGGCCCTCTACGGCCGGGATATGCGCTTGCTGGAAGAAATCCTGGCGCGCAAACAGTCGCTCATCGTGCTCCTCGAACAGCATGGCAAGAAGCGCAGCCAGATCCTGGCCAGCCTCGGCCTGCCCACCGATCACGACGGCCTTGCCCAACTGGCCAGTCATTCCTCCGTCGGCGACGAATTGCTGGCGCAGAGCCAGGCACTCAACGAGCTGCTCAGCCAATGCCAGGAAGCCAACCTGCTCAACGGTCAGTCGATCCAACTGCAGCAAGCCACCACCGCCAACCAGTTGCGTATACTCCATGGCGGCGAGCCACCGGCCCTGTACAACGCCCAAGGCTCCACCTCACGCCTGGTCAAGCCAGGCACCCGCAGCCAAGCCTGA